A window of the Xiashengella succiniciproducens genome harbors these coding sequences:
- a CDS encoding glutamate--cysteine ligase: protein MTNKRVSTVETDISMLTDWFRSGIKPAAELGIGTEHEQFLLNTKDYKRLGYRSLPGIRQVMHEMSSRGWNPIEEAGNIIALEKNGASITIEPAGQFELSGRIVSTVHETYRETLEHNRMLDQMGAELGFMRLPMGFDPFWRREDLDWMPKERYRFMRNWMPRKGNLGLDMMTRTTSIQVNLDFVSEEDMVRKMQTAQAFQPVVTALFANSPFKEMKPNGYLSYRSHVWEDTDPDRCGFLPFVFEPDFGFERYVEYLLDVPMYFILRAGKYYPSEGITFREFLKGNYEPEQVMEDWEVHVSTVFPDVRLKRYIEIRGADSGSPKMIAALAALWTGLLYDKQALDSAHSLAMSLGVEVIQGLRKEAPRKGLRASYGEVALHELAASVVRIADGGLARRAEKMGIETEQKYLNPLRGILARGTTTAEMLLEKYMRNLDLDLFRLILNT from the coding sequence ATGACTAACAAAAGAGTTTCAACAGTTGAGACAGATATAAGCATGCTTACCGACTGGTTTAGGTCGGGTATCAAGCCTGCCGCTGAGTTGGGTATTGGAACCGAACATGAACAATTTCTTCTTAACACAAAAGATTATAAAAGACTTGGCTATAGATCCCTGCCTGGAATCAGGCAGGTGATGCACGAAATGTCTTCCAGGGGCTGGAATCCTATTGAAGAAGCAGGTAATATAATAGCTCTTGAAAAAAATGGGGCTTCAATAACTATCGAACCAGCAGGGCAGTTTGAACTCTCTGGCAGGATAGTCTCTACTGTTCACGAGACCTATAGAGAGACCCTTGAACACAACCGGATGTTGGATCAGATGGGAGCCGAACTGGGCTTTATGCGCTTGCCGATGGGCTTTGATCCTTTCTGGAGGAGGGAGGATCTGGACTGGATGCCCAAGGAACGATATAGGTTTATGCGAAACTGGATGCCCCGCAAGGGTAATCTGGGACTGGATATGATGACCCGGACAACTTCAATCCAGGTCAACCTCGACTTTGTTTCTGAGGAGGATATGGTACGTAAGATGCAGACAGCACAGGCATTCCAGCCAGTCGTCACTGCTCTTTTTGCTAACTCCCCCTTTAAGGAGATGAAGCCCAATGGCTACCTTAGCTACCGTTCTCATGTCTGGGAGGATACGGATCCCGACAGATGTGGTTTTCTGCCCTTTGTTTTCGAACCCGACTTTGGATTTGAGCGCTATGTTGAATATCTGCTCGATGTGCCAATGTACTTTATCTTGAGGGCAGGTAAGTACTACCCTTCCGAGGGGATCACTTTCCGTGAATTCCTGAAGGGAAATTATGAACCTGAGCAGGTTATGGAAGACTGGGAGGTACACGTCTCCACTGTATTTCCCGATGTGAGACTGAAGCGCTATATTGAGATAAGAGGTGCGGACAGTGGATCCCCGAAGATGATAGCAGCCCTTGCTGCTCTGTGGACCGGACTACTCTATGATAAGCAGGCATTGGACTCCGCCCATAGTTTGGCTATGAGTCTTGGTGTGGAGGTTATCCAGGGCTTGCGGAAGGAGGCCCCACGCAAGGGACTGAGGGCTTCCTATGGTGAGGTTGCCTTGCACGAACTGGCTGCCAGTGTTGTAAGAATAGCTGACGGTGGTCTGGCGCGAAGGGCTGAGAAAATGGGAATTGAAACGGAACAGAAGTACCTGAATCCGCTAAGGGGAATACTTGCAAGAGGTACGACAACTGCAGAGATGCTGCTTGAAAAATATATGAGAAACCTGGATCTGGACTTATTCAGATTGATCCTAAATACCTGA
- a CDS encoding xylulokinase: MYTLGIDLGSSSVKVSLLNLTDGSCKASAFYPKEEMAMIAVQKGWAEQEPTVWWANLKNALNDVLKTAGINAKEIKAIGIAYQMHGLVALDKNGEVIRPSIIWCDSRAVGIGEKAFKELGAEYCLTNLLNSPGNFTASKLKWVKENEPEKFAKIYKIMLPGDYIAYRLTGKMQTTISGLTEGIMWDFQKEAPASELFKYYGIDESLLPELVDTFSEHAYVSEAVAAELGIPAGIPVSYRAGDQPNNAFSLNVLEPGEVAATAGTSGVVYGVSCSLSPDPKSRVNSFAHVNHTAAAKRIGVLLCINGTGILNSWLRKTMGAGISYEAMNELASKVGVGSEGVLVYPFGNGAERVLENANPGAEIKGLSLTTHGQGNIFRAAQEGIAFSFRYGVDIMSAMGIEAKVVRAGKANMFLSPIFRQTMANVLNARIELYDTDGALGAARGAAVGAGLYKNAAEAFSTLKCLDVIEPDNNKEQVDDIYNVWKNNLKF; encoded by the coding sequence ATGTATACGTTAGGAATTGATCTGGGCAGTTCTTCCGTCAAAGTCAGTCTCTTGAACCTGACAGATGGTAGTTGTAAAGCTTCCGCTTTCTATCCAAAAGAGGAGATGGCTATGATAGCCGTTCAAAAAGGATGGGCGGAACAGGAGCCTACTGTATGGTGGGCCAACCTCAAGAACGCATTAAATGACGTGCTAAAAACTGCCGGTATCAACGCAAAAGAGATCAAGGCCATAGGTATAGCTTACCAGATGCACGGTCTGGTAGCCCTTGACAAGAACGGCGAAGTAATCCGTCCTTCAATCATCTGGTGTGACAGTCGTGCAGTGGGTATCGGTGAAAAGGCTTTCAAGGAACTGGGGGCTGAGTACTGCCTTACCAACCTGTTGAACTCACCGGGTAACTTCACCGCTTCAAAGCTGAAGTGGGTTAAGGAAAACGAACCTGAAAAGTTTGCTAAGATTTACAAGATCATGCTGCCGGGTGACTATATCGCATATCGCCTGACTGGTAAGATGCAGACAACTATCTCAGGTCTTACAGAAGGTATTATGTGGGACTTCCAAAAGGAAGCGCCGGCAAGCGAACTGTTCAAATACTACGGAATTGACGAGTCTCTGCTACCAGAACTGGTTGACACTTTCTCTGAACATGCCTATGTAAGTGAGGCTGTTGCAGCCGAACTTGGAATACCTGCCGGTATTCCGGTTAGTTACCGCGCTGGTGATCAGCCCAACAATGCATTCTCACTGAATGTACTCGAGCCGGGCGAAGTGGCTGCTACTGCCGGTACTTCCGGAGTGGTTTATGGTGTTAGTTGTTCTCTTTCACCAGACCCAAAATCACGTGTAAACAGTTTTGCTCACGTTAACCACACTGCTGCTGCCAAGCGTATTGGTGTGCTACTATGCATCAACGGAACAGGTATCCTGAATTCATGGCTGAGAAAGACCATGGGTGCAGGGATAAGCTATGAAGCAATGAACGAACTGGCCTCTAAGGTTGGTGTTGGTTCTGAAGGCGTACTTGTTTATCCTTTCGGAAACGGTGCTGAGCGTGTTCTTGAAAATGCAAATCCCGGTGCTGAGATTAAAGGTCTGAGCCTTACAACACACGGTCAGGGTAACATTTTCAGGGCAGCCCAGGAAGGTATTGCATTTAGCTTCCGCTATGGTGTTGACATTATGTCGGCTATGGGTATCGAAGCTAAGGTAGTAAGAGCTGGAAAGGCTAATATGTTCTTGAGTCCGATCTTCCGTCAGACTATGGCTAATGTGCTGAATGCACGTATCGAGCTATATGATACTGATGGTGCTCTTGGTGCAGCCCGTGGTGCTGCAGTAGGTGCAGGATTGTACAAGAATGCTGCAGAAGCGTTCTCAACCCTGAAGTGTCTGGATGTAATCGAACCCGACAACAACAAGGAACAAGTTGACGATATTTATAATGTTTGGAAGAATAATCTGAAGTTTTAA
- a CDS encoding glutamate ligase: MKSDFNFTPLKGYENFEATTQIIIAEILRRRLPFEIIDPDNNLIAVKYNNREYIIHEGTISDANSLIAYWISNDKWMTKQFLSRSGIRHAKGTLLKAGDEHEKAGLPPFPLVVKPFNTDHGIAVTAGITDGAQLVQALDRAFRHSGKVIVEEYFPGREYRFLVVDGVVRAVAYRDPANVTGDGEATIRELIDWKNLGRGDDYRYPLLKIKVDEEVERNLEELGLTLSSVPDKGQKVYLRKNSNLSTGGDSIDVTDTIADFYKKVAARAAQAANLRLAGIDIIIRDPDAAPSEDGYIVVELNAPAMLSMHDFPWSGKNRNVEKYVLDCIFNIKSND, translated from the coding sequence ATGAAATCAGACTTTAACTTCACGCCACTTAAGGGCTATGAAAACTTTGAGGCTACGACACAGATTATTATTGCAGAGATACTTAGGCGCAGGCTGCCATTTGAGATAATCGATCCTGACAACAATCTGATTGCGGTTAAATACAACAACAGAGAGTATATAATACATGAGGGAACCATTTCGGACGCCAACAGTCTGATAGCATACTGGATATCCAACGACAAGTGGATGACCAAGCAATTTCTCTCCCGCAGCGGTATTCGCCATGCGAAAGGTACGCTGCTGAAGGCTGGTGATGAGCATGAGAAAGCCGGACTGCCGCCCTTTCCGCTGGTTGTAAAGCCCTTCAATACCGACCATGGAATTGCGGTTACTGCCGGAATAACAGATGGAGCCCAATTAGTGCAGGCTCTTGACAGAGCCTTCCGTCATTCCGGCAAGGTAATTGTCGAGGAGTACTTCCCCGGCAGGGAGTACCGCTTCCTGGTTGTTGACGGGGTGGTTAGGGCTGTAGCCTATCGCGACCCGGCCAATGTTACTGGAGATGGTGAAGCTACGATACGGGAACTTATAGATTGGAAGAATCTAGGTCGTGGTGACGACTATCGCTACCCCTTGTTGAAAATCAAAGTTGATGAAGAGGTTGAAAGAAATCTCGAAGAACTCGGGCTAACGTTGAGTTCAGTACCTGATAAAGGACAAAAAGTTTACCTCCGCAAAAACTCAAACCTTAGCACCGGCGGTGACAGCATAGACGTCACGGATACCATAGCTGACTTTTACAAGAAGGTGGCAGCCAGGGCAGCGCAGGCCGCCAATCTCAGGCTTGCGGGAATAGACATAATAATAAGGGATCCCGATGCTGCACCGTCTGAAGATGGTTATATTGTCGTGGAACTAAACGCTCCTGCAATGCTTTCGATGCATGATTTCCCGTGGTCGGGTAAAAACAGGAATGTAGAGAAATACGTTTTGGATTGCATTTTCAACATAAAAAGTAATGACTAA
- a CDS encoding alpha-N-arabinofuranosidase, translating to MKRKHTLLTTLLLAAGLTVGAQTNVMKLDFEKSNQVIDKNIYGQFAEHLGRCIYDGIWVGPGSDIPNVNGYRKDVLEALKALKVPVLRWPGGCFADTYQWKHGVGPVNERPKIENIWWGGTVEDNSFGTHEFLNLCEILGADAYVSINVGSATVYDMIEWIEYMTSDSDVEMANWRRRNGREEPWDIKFVGVGNESWGCGGDMTPEHYADLLRQYSIFAKMYGKEKFQRVGCGANSFDLNWTDVVMNKAWRHMDALSVHYYTIATGNFDDKRSATNFGEDLYIGGLYHGRRMEDLISQHTAVMDKYDPEKTLPLLVDEWGIWTDVEPGTEPGHLFQQNSMRDALIAVNTFDIFHRHADRVKMANIAQMVNVLQAMILTKGDQMILTPTYHAFKMYSVHQNATYIPVSIISEDYKVGDMSIAAVSGTASQKDGKVNVSLSNVNPRKSIKVTIDLGTGAVKKVNEGTILAAKAFNSINTFEKPNEIAPKSFNDFKLAKNTLEVTLPPLSIVNLELQ from the coding sequence ATGAAAAGGAAACATACTTTGCTAACAACATTGCTGCTTGCAGCAGGATTAACCGTTGGTGCACAAACCAACGTGATGAAGCTTGATTTCGAGAAATCCAATCAGGTAATTGACAAGAACATCTACGGTCAGTTTGCTGAACACCTTGGACGCTGTATCTATGACGGTATCTGGGTAGGTCCGGGTTCTGATATTCCAAATGTAAACGGGTACAGGAAGGACGTACTTGAGGCATTGAAAGCGCTTAAGGTGCCAGTGCTGCGTTGGCCGGGTGGTTGCTTTGCTGATACCTATCAGTGGAAGCACGGCGTTGGTCCTGTTAACGAACGTCCAAAGATTGAGAATATCTGGTGGGGAGGGACAGTTGAAGACAACAGCTTTGGTACTCACGAATTCCTCAATCTATGCGAAATCCTTGGTGCTGATGCCTATGTATCAATCAACGTAGGTAGTGCCACTGTGTATGATATGATTGAGTGGATTGAGTATATGACATCTGACTCTGATGTTGAGATGGCCAACTGGCGCCGCAGAAACGGTCGTGAAGAGCCATGGGATATTAAGTTTGTTGGTGTTGGTAACGAAAGCTGGGGTTGCGGTGGTGATATGACTCCCGAACACTATGCAGACCTGCTGAGACAATATTCAATCTTTGCCAAGATGTACGGCAAGGAAAAGTTCCAAAGAGTAGGTTGCGGTGCCAACTCCTTTGACCTCAACTGGACAGATGTTGTAATGAACAAGGCTTGGCGCCATATGGATGCTCTCTCGGTTCACTACTACACTATTGCAACAGGTAACTTCGACGACAAGAGATCAGCCACCAATTTCGGGGAAGATCTTTACATTGGTGGTCTGTACCACGGCAGAAGAATGGAAGACCTGATCAGCCAGCACACTGCTGTTATGGATAAGTATGACCCTGAAAAGACTCTGCCTCTGCTGGTTGATGAATGGGGTATCTGGACAGATGTAGAACCCGGAACTGAGCCCGGTCACCTCTTCCAGCAAAACTCAATGCGTGATGCTCTGATAGCTGTCAATACTTTCGACATCTTCCACCGTCATGCCGACAGGGTTAAGATGGCCAATATTGCGCAGATGGTAAACGTGCTTCAGGCTATGATACTTACAAAAGGTGATCAGATGATTCTGACTCCTACCTACCATGCCTTCAAAATGTACTCAGTTCACCAAAACGCTACTTACATCCCCGTAAGCATCATCTCTGAGGACTACAAGGTTGGCGACATGTCAATCGCTGCTGTGTCTGGAACTGCTTCACAAAAGGACGGTAAGGTCAACGTTAGCCTGAGCAACGTTAACCCACGCAAGTCAATCAAGGTTACTATTGACCTTGGTACAGGTGCCGTGAAGAAGGTTAACGAAGGTACTATACTTGCCGCTAAGGCTTTCAACTCAATCAACACCTTTGAAAAACCAAACGAAATCGCTCCAAAGTCTTTTAATGACTTTAAGCTTGCAAAAAATACTCTTGAGGTTACTCTGCCCCCGCTTTCTATCGTAAATCTGGAGCTGCAGTAA
- a CDS encoding ABC transporter ATP-binding protein, which yields MWSKLSFILSYTHRFKWWYTGGVLFLLLTIWVSVTIPEYVQQGIDSIAGGRDAGSGLMLRAVLTILVMSLVLMVARTLSRILFFIPGRLIERQLKGEMFRKLASFGKDYYENNSSGSIISRINNDINGVRMITGFGLLQIFNIAFSLSLTPYKMWMMSPRLTLYTIIPIFVVFVIVRFGMAYMVKNTHLRMEALQRLSGRIISFLSGNAVIKSYNIHRWAEEKTDEENVNVYDYGLRISWVRSFVMPLMGGMEQILKVVVLMAGGMLVIKTDFTIGQLTEFIAYAALLTHPISGLGWVLTAFQQGFVGISSLQTIMNRKGVDDDRKALAPEMRTRLFDNGLQVRHLSYRYHNDEDYVLSDISFDLKPGQVMGITGPVGVGKSTLINCINGYLKPESGQLWFGSLDAARLRGDDIRQVVRTVGQEVFLFSDTIENNIAFGEGLVPDDERVGDVLYRSAMADEIERFPKGRRTMVGEKGIMLSGGQKQRISLARALYSPGKLLILDDVFSAVDTETERFLIRELFKFRQGGLIIISNRMSVLERTDFNIVLEGGRLTAMGTHQQLLETSDFYRNTHDIQEGGKR from the coding sequence ATGTGGTCGAAACTTAGTTTTATACTTAGCTATACACATAGATTTAAGTGGTGGTACACAGGAGGAGTACTCTTCCTGTTACTAACAATCTGGGTTTCGGTGACCATTCCCGAATATGTCCAACAGGGTATAGACTCCATAGCAGGAGGTCGGGATGCCGGTTCCGGACTGATGCTCCGTGCCGTACTTACAATACTGGTGATGTCACTGGTGTTGATGGTGGCCCGGACTCTGTCGCGGATACTCTTCTTTATACCAGGTCGCCTTATTGAGAGGCAGCTCAAGGGGGAGATGTTTCGTAAACTGGCTTCTTTTGGCAAGGATTACTACGAGAACAACAGTAGCGGGTCAATAATTTCGCGAATCAACAACGATATCAACGGAGTGAGGATGATCACAGGCTTTGGATTGCTCCAAATCTTCAACATTGCCTTTTCCCTGTCGCTTACACCATACAAGATGTGGATGATGTCGCCCAGACTGACCCTCTATACAATCATACCCATCTTTGTAGTCTTTGTGATAGTGCGCTTTGGTATGGCCTACATGGTCAAAAATACCCATCTGCGTATGGAGGCCTTACAAAGGCTTTCAGGCAGGATAATATCCTTTCTCTCGGGCAATGCCGTTATCAAAAGCTATAATATCCACCGCTGGGCCGAGGAGAAGACAGACGAGGAAAATGTAAATGTATACGACTACGGCCTCAGGATATCATGGGTGCGCTCCTTTGTCATGCCGCTGATGGGCGGCATGGAGCAGATACTCAAGGTCGTGGTGCTGATGGCAGGAGGTATGCTTGTTATCAAGACTGACTTCACAATTGGTCAGCTAACCGAATTTATTGCCTATGCTGCACTGTTAACGCATCCGATTAGCGGACTAGGTTGGGTGCTCACTGCATTCCAACAAGGCTTTGTTGGTATCAGCAGTTTGCAGACGATTATGAACCGCAAGGGTGTTGACGATGACCGCAAGGCTTTGGCTCCGGAGATGAGGACCAGGCTCTTTGACAACGGACTGCAGGTTCGCCACCTGAGTTACCGCTACCACAATGATGAGGACTACGTTCTGAGCGATATATCCTTTGACCTGAAGCCAGGACAGGTAATGGGAATTACTGGTCCGGTAGGTGTCGGAAAATCGACGCTTATCAACTGTATTAACGGCTATCTGAAACCAGAATCAGGACAACTTTGGTTTGGCAGCCTCGACGCTGCCAGGCTCCGTGGGGATGATATTAGACAGGTGGTTAGGACAGTCGGCCAGGAGGTATTTTTATTTTCCGATACAATTGAAAACAATATAGCCTTTGGTGAGGGACTTGTACCCGATGATGAGAGGGTTGGTGATGTGCTATACCGAAGTGCCATGGCTGATGAGATTGAGCGTTTCCCAAAGGGTAGAAGGACCATGGTGGGTGAGAAGGGCATTATGCTCTCGGGAGGACAGAAGCAGAGGATCAGTCTGGCAAGGGCACTGTACAGTCCCGGTAAACTGCTGATACTGGATGATGTGTTTTCGGCAGTGGATACGGAGACTGAACGCTTTCTGATCAGGGAGCTGTTTAAGTTCAGGCAGGGTGGATTGATAATAATATCAAACCGCATGAGCGTGCTTGAGAGAACTGACTTTAATATTGTGCTTGAGGGTGGACGATTAACTGCTATGGGAACGCATCAGCAGTTGCTTGAAACCTCGGACTTCTACCGCAATACTCACGATATTCAGGAGGGAGGTAAGCGATGA
- the xylA gene encoding xylose isomerase, giving the protein MSIVLGNKEYFPGIGEIKYEGKESKNPLAFKWYNPDQVVAGKTMKEHLRFAVAYWHTFCADGGDPFGRGTKKFPWAVGGDAVSAAKVKMDAAFEFITKLGAPYYCFHDIDLVDEGENLKEYEKNLAAIVDYAKEKQNASGVKLLWGTANVFSNPRYMNGASTNPDFNVLACAATQVKNAIDATIALGGEGYTFWGGREGYMSLLNTNMKREQEHFARFLTIARDYARAQGFKGTFYIEPKPMEPTKHQYDFDSATVIGFLRQYGLDKDFKINVEVNHATLSGHTFQHELQVAADAGMLGSIDANRGDYQNGWDTDQFPINIYETVEAMLVILEAGGFQTGGVNFDAKTRRNSTDLEDIFIAHISGMDVFARALVIADKVLNESEYKKWRTERYASFDSGKGAEFEAGKLSLTDLRDYALANGEPKLISGKQELYEQLINLYI; this is encoded by the coding sequence ATGAGTATAGTATTAGGAAACAAAGAGTATTTCCCCGGTATTGGAGAAATCAAGTATGAAGGCAAGGAATCAAAAAATCCACTTGCTTTTAAATGGTATAATCCGGATCAGGTAGTAGCCGGCAAAACTATGAAGGAACACCTTCGCTTTGCTGTTGCTTACTGGCACACATTCTGCGCTGACGGTGGTGACCCATTCGGTAGGGGAACAAAGAAATTCCCATGGGCAGTTGGTGGTGATGCAGTTTCTGCTGCCAAAGTAAAGATGGACGCTGCTTTTGAATTTATCACCAAGCTTGGTGCTCCTTACTACTGCTTCCATGATATCGACTTAGTTGACGAAGGTGAAAACCTGAAGGAATACGAAAAGAACCTTGCTGCTATCGTTGATTATGCTAAGGAAAAGCAAAATGCATCAGGTGTTAAGCTGCTTTGGGGTACTGCTAATGTATTCAGCAACCCACGTTATATGAACGGTGCTTCTACCAACCCTGATTTCAACGTATTGGCTTGCGCTGCCACTCAGGTTAAGAACGCTATTGACGCTACTATTGCCCTTGGTGGTGAAGGTTATACTTTCTGGGGTGGTCGTGAAGGTTACATGTCTCTGCTTAACACAAACATGAAGCGTGAACAAGAACACTTCGCCCGCTTCCTGACTATCGCAAGAGACTACGCACGTGCTCAAGGCTTCAAGGGTACATTCTACATTGAGCCTAAGCCAATGGAACCAACTAAGCACCAATACGACTTCGATTCAGCTACTGTTATCGGATTCCTGCGTCAGTACGGTCTTGACAAAGACTTCAAGATCAACGTGGAAGTTAACCATGCTACTCTGTCTGGTCACACTTTCCAACACGAACTTCAAGTTGCTGCTGATGCTGGTATGCTTGGTTCAATCGACGCTAACCGCGGTGACTATCAAAACGGATGGGATACTGACCAATTCCCAATTAATATCTACGAAACCGTTGAAGCTATGCTGGTTATCCTCGAAGCTGGTGGTTTCCAAACTGGTGGTGTTAACTTCGACGCTAAGACTCGTCGTAACTCAACTGACCTTGAAGATATATTCATCGCTCACATCTCTGGTATGGATGTGTTCGCCCGTGCTCTTGTTATCGCTGACAAAGTTCTTAACGAATCAGAATACAAGAAATGGAGAACTGAACGTTACGCTTCTTTCGACAGCGGTAAGGGTGCAGAATTCGAAGCTGGTAAGCTTTCACTTACTGACCTTCGTGACTATGCTCTTGCTAATGGCGAACCTAAGTTGATTAGCGGTAAGCAAGAACTTTACGAACAACTGATCAACCTCTATATCTAA